The proteins below come from a single Natrinema sp. SYSU A 869 genomic window:
- a CDS encoding M48 family metalloprotease, which produces MRTTLSLAGRAIGAAVVGLGTLVGLGLALAAIGGVCFAAFAVIVAAQVIDPGLGTLAVGFVAGTILSFVLWMAGVRRMIRRSRRQLLRETDPIDLTENGRIGAATRRIAATFGLPMPKLRHHPATTPIACTMSYGGEPLVVVSDGLLETLSDAELEAVIAHELAHLSNGDQRLMTWMLVPLVASEEFYEMFREEGEFDPRDLPWLAVGRLLVGSSALGVGLFSRGREFAADRAAVAATGDPGALASALERLDGATPERPPEDLRRHARSVDAMSVLPALDPERDGGGGLFATHPATERRLERLWRLASE; this is translated from the coding sequence ATGCGGACGACTCTCAGTCTTGCGGGACGGGCAATCGGTGCCGCCGTGGTCGGGCTCGGCACGCTCGTCGGGTTGGGACTGGCGCTCGCGGCGATCGGCGGCGTCTGCTTCGCCGCGTTTGCCGTCATCGTGGCCGCACAGGTGATCGATCCCGGGCTCGGAACGCTCGCCGTCGGATTCGTCGCGGGGACGATCCTCTCGTTCGTCCTGTGGATGGCAGGCGTTCGGCGAATGATCCGTCGCAGTCGGCGGCAACTCCTTCGAGAGACGGACCCGATTGACCTGACGGAAAACGGTCGCATCGGGGCGGCGACCCGCAGAATCGCGGCCACCTTCGGGCTGCCGATGCCGAAACTTCGACACCACCCCGCGACGACGCCGATCGCGTGTACGATGTCGTACGGCGGCGAGCCGCTCGTCGTCGTTTCCGACGGCCTCCTCGAGACCCTCTCCGACGCGGAACTCGAGGCCGTCATCGCGCACGAACTCGCCCACCTCTCGAACGGTGACCAGCGGTTGATGACGTGGATGCTCGTCCCGCTGGTCGCGTCGGAGGAGTTCTACGAAATGTTCCGCGAGGAAGGCGAGTTCGACCCGCGCGACCTCCCCTGGCTCGCCGTCGGCCGGCTCCTGGTCGGCAGTTCGGCCCTCGGCGTCGGACTGTTCTCTCGCGGACGGGAGTTCGCCGCCGACCGAGCGGCCGTCGCCGCGACCGGCGACCCCGGCGCGCTCGCGTCGGCGCTCGAACGCCTCGACGGGGCGACGCCGGAGCGACCGCCCGAGGACCTCCGGAGACACGCCCGCTCAGTCGACGCGATGTCGGTGCTCCCGGCGCTGGATCCGGAGCGCGACGGCGGTGGCGGCCTCTTCGCGACCCACCCCGCCACGGAGCGCCGCCTCGAGCGGTTGTGGCGGCTGGCGTCGGAGTAG
- a CDS encoding GNAT family N-acetyltransferase — translation MSPDSDAAPSIEIRRATHDDYEAVADFTSDIWPDRGGDYIPRIYHDWLEDEPGQGTKTFLAEIDGEAAGIVQGVMLSPDEAWFQGMRVAADYRRQGVSNRLNEATFEWAREQGATVGRVMIFSWNAASIGAARASGFEPITEFRFAHPDPDPDAEGPYAVSSGPTAAWRHWTHSDAREHLNGLGMAPEESWAVRELTRDDIERLADETAVFAVENEDGLAGTAYRSRTYDHEVEGDDPDDSSDEPTTETWAEYGVGAWDSVDAARSLFAAIARDAADCGADETRVLIPETPRHVSDAPYAGAGISEEPDFVLGIDLSGY, via the coding sequence ATGTCACCTGATTCAGACGCAGCCCCTTCCATCGAAATCCGCCGCGCCACCCACGACGATTACGAGGCCGTCGCCGACTTCACCAGCGATATCTGGCCCGACCGCGGCGGCGACTACATCCCGCGGATCTACCACGACTGGCTCGAGGACGAGCCGGGTCAGGGCACGAAGACCTTCCTCGCCGAAATCGACGGTGAGGCCGCGGGGATCGTCCAGGGTGTCATGCTCTCGCCCGACGAGGCCTGGTTTCAGGGGATGCGCGTCGCCGCCGACTACCGGCGACAAGGCGTGAGCAACCGGCTGAACGAGGCGACCTTCGAGTGGGCCCGCGAGCAGGGGGCGACCGTCGGCCGGGTCATGATCTTCTCGTGGAACGCGGCCTCGATCGGTGCGGCGCGGGCGAGCGGCTTCGAGCCGATCACCGAGTTTCGCTTCGCGCATCCCGACCCCGATCCGGACGCTGAGGGTCCCTATGCGGTCTCGAGCGGCCCCACGGCGGCCTGGCGGCACTGGACTCACAGCGACGCGCGCGAACATCTGAACGGCCTCGGTATGGCTCCCGAGGAGTCGTGGGCCGTCCGCGAACTCACGCGCGACGACATCGAACGCCTCGCCGACGAGACGGCCGTCTTCGCGGTCGAGAACGAGGACGGGCTCGCAGGAACGGCCTATCGATCGCGAACGTATGACCACGAGGTCGAGGGCGACGACCCGGACGACTCGAGCGACGAACCGACGACCGAGACGTGGGCCGAATACGGCGTCGGCGCGTGGGACAGCGTCGACGCCGCCCGCTCGCTGTTCGCCGCGATCGCTCGCGACGCGGCCGACTGCGGTGCCGACGAGACGCGCGTCCTGATTCCCGAAACTCCCCGCCACGTCAGCGACGCGCCCTACGCGGGGGCCGGTATCTCGGAAGAGCCGGACTTCGTGCTGGGAATCGATCTCTCGGGCTACTGA
- the gatD gene encoding Glu-tRNA(Gln) amidotransferase subunit GatD, which produces MNPGDRVRVDRADRTYEGVLLPSSTDEQLVVKLEGGYNVGVDRKRADVEVLAEDVYEIDGTDSTGADETGSEIEFDDDLPTISLISTGGTIASTVDYRTGAVTAQFDAEDVLRAVPDLAGRANYRGRVVANILSENMDPPIWQDLADAVREEIEAGADGVVVMHGTDTMQYSASALSFMLETPVPIVFTGSQRSADRPSSDNVMNAVSAVEAAKSDCAEVMVCMHATESDDRCALHRGTRVRKNHTSRRDAFETVGAEPLGEVDYETEEVSFRRDYQQRGDTDLAIESDLESDVELLKFTPGMDPAFLDVVEGSEGLIIEGTGLGHVHTDLIPRIEDLIADGTTVVMTSQCLEGRVCDRVYDTGRDLLEAGVVEAGDTLPGTAKVKLMWALENSADVEEAMGTSLAGEIQERSVPWE; this is translated from the coding sequence ATGAACCCAGGCGACCGCGTCCGCGTGGATCGCGCGGACCGCACGTACGAAGGCGTGTTGCTCCCCTCGAGCACGGACGAGCAGCTCGTAGTGAAACTTGAGGGCGGGTACAATGTCGGCGTCGACCGGAAGAGAGCCGACGTGGAGGTCCTTGCGGAGGACGTCTACGAAATCGACGGCACCGATTCGACGGGGGCCGATGAGACGGGCTCGGAGATCGAGTTCGACGACGACCTGCCGACGATTTCGCTCATCTCGACCGGCGGGACGATTGCCTCGACGGTCGACTACCGGACCGGCGCGGTGACGGCACAGTTCGACGCCGAGGACGTCCTGCGCGCCGTTCCAGACCTCGCGGGCCGCGCGAACTACCGCGGCCGCGTCGTCGCGAACATCCTCTCAGAGAACATGGACCCGCCGATCTGGCAGGATCTCGCCGACGCAGTCCGCGAGGAAATCGAGGCCGGTGCCGACGGCGTCGTCGTCATGCACGGCACCGACACGATGCAGTACTCCGCGTCGGCGCTCTCGTTCATGCTCGAGACGCCGGTCCCGATCGTCTTCACCGGCTCCCAGCGCTCGGCCGACCGGCCGTCTTCGGACAACGTGATGAACGCGGTTTCGGCCGTCGAGGCTGCCAAGAGCGACTGCGCGGAGGTCATGGTCTGTATGCACGCCACCGAGTCGGACGACCGCTGTGCGCTCCATCGGGGCACGCGCGTGCGGAAGAACCACACTTCGCGCCGTGACGCCTTCGAGACCGTCGGCGCGGAGCCGCTGGGCGAGGTTGACTACGAGACCGAGGAGGTCAGTTTCCGACGTGACTACCAGCAGCGGGGCGACACCGACCTCGCAATCGAATCGGACCTCGAGAGCGATGTGGAACTCCTCAAATTCACGCCTGGGATGGATCCAGCGTTCCTCGACGTCGTCGAGGGAAGCGAGGGGCTGATCATCGAGGGCACCGGCCTCGGTCACGTCCACACGGACCTCATCCCGCGAATCGAGGACCTGATCGCGGACGGCACGACGGTCGTCATGACGAGTCAATGTCTCGAGGGTCGGGTCTGCGATCGAGTCTACGATACGGGTCGGGATCTGCTCGAGGCGGGCGTCGTCGAGGCGGGCGACACGCTGCCGGGAACGGCGAAAGTGAAGCTGATGTGGGCGCTCGAGAACAGCGCGGACGTCGAGGAGGCGATGGGAACCTCGCTCGCCGGTGAGATTCAGGAACGGTCGGTCCCCTGGGAATAG
- a CDS encoding glycosyltransferase family 2 protein: protein MISTVPRAVEHGATVVGVLTLLAFGFTQGREIQQYSLDLLVVSVQVVFLDALSSMAVFTGFVAITSLLLVREVWSSRDAFESVTDGPRLTAVVPVYRDHDVMDESVESLCESAYETLEIVIVAEPNDAATLERAREFASAHDRVECLVNGNPGSKAGAINYAVRETDAEYIAVFDADESITPEFLPRAMGSLLDGADVFQGRRIPRPAGVIETVAYCERIVFHASYKLVELSGFANCRSSSTVLSRDAFERVGGYDDMLTEDLDFAHDCYREGLTVRQARQCTNTMEAPHTLRDLWGQRKRWRVGQIEVLHATVLELLDGELDRRGFISIGRMCSSLLGSLFTLALTSKLLLLLVLGIESAFLVLATILVATIGFVAWRDASDGRIDGLSWSVALAPLLYPAFGVLTLKSLLEYGLSWDGTWYHVEKTGS from the coding sequence ATGATTTCGACAGTCCCTCGAGCCGTCGAACACGGGGCCACCGTCGTCGGTGTGCTCACCCTGTTGGCGTTCGGATTCACGCAGGGACGAGAGATCCAGCAGTACTCACTCGACCTGCTCGTGGTGTCTGTCCAGGTGGTGTTCCTCGATGCGCTGTCGTCGATGGCCGTGTTCACCGGCTTCGTGGCGATTACCAGCCTGTTGCTGGTCCGCGAGGTATGGTCGTCGCGGGACGCTTTCGAGTCGGTGACCGACGGCCCGCGGCTGACCGCTGTCGTCCCGGTCTACCGCGATCACGACGTGATGGACGAAAGCGTCGAGAGCCTCTGTGAGAGCGCGTACGAGACCCTCGAGATCGTCATCGTCGCCGAACCGAACGACGCGGCGACGCTCGAGCGGGCCCGCGAATTCGCGAGCGCCCACGACCGGGTCGAGTGTCTGGTCAACGGAAACCCGGGCTCGAAAGCGGGCGCGATCAACTACGCCGTTCGCGAGACTGACGCCGAGTACATCGCGGTCTTCGACGCCGACGAGTCGATCACGCCCGAGTTCCTGCCGCGGGCGATGGGCTCGTTGCTCGACGGCGCGGACGTCTTCCAAGGCCGCCGGATTCCGCGGCCGGCCGGCGTCATCGAGACGGTCGCCTACTGCGAGCGGATCGTCTTCCACGCGAGCTACAAGCTGGTCGAACTCTCCGGCTTCGCGAACTGCCGGAGTTCCTCGACGGTGCTGTCCCGCGATGCGTTTGAGCGCGTCGGCGGCTACGACGACATGCTCACCGAAGACCTCGACTTCGCCCACGACTGCTATCGCGAGGGCTTGACCGTCAGACAGGCCCGTCAGTGTACGAATACGATGGAGGCACCACACACCCTGCGCGACCTCTGGGGCCAGCGCAAGCGCTGGCGCGTCGGCCAGATCGAGGTGCTCCACGCGACCGTTCTCGAGTTGCTCGATGGTGAACTCGACCGCCGCGGCTTCATCTCGATTGGCCGGATGTGCTCGAGCCTGCTCGGGAGCCTGTTCACGCTCGCCCTCACCTCGAAACTGCTCCTGTTGCTCGTCCTGGGCATCGAATCAGCGTTTCTGGTCCTCGCGACGATCCTCGTCGCGACCATCGGCTTCGTCGCGTGGCGCGACGCCAGCGACGGCCGGATCGACGGCCTCAGCTGGAGTGTCGCCCTCGCGCCGCTGCTCTATCCCGCCTTCGGCGTTCTCACGCTCAAATCGCTGCTCGAGTACGGACTCAGCTGGGACGGCACCTGGTACCACGTCGAGAAAACGGGTTCGTAA
- the mfnA gene encoding tyrosine decarboxylase MfnA encodes MQIEPQAFDRVLSSMCTDPHPAARDAAERFLATNPGDPSTYPNVAALEDDAIDLLGEIAGLDDPAGYITSGGTEANIQAVRIARERADSRTPNVVMPESGHFSFQKAADLLGVELRIVPTDDRHRADLEAVRASVDDDTALVVGVAGTTEYGRVDPIPELGEIARSAGAMLHVDAAWGGFILPFTDYNWHFGHAAVDTMAIDPHKMGQAAVPAGGLLVRSPDLLDELAVDTPYLESTSQATLTGTRSGAGVASAVAAMEELWPGGYRRQYDRSQNNAEWLADALEKRGYAVADPTLPLVAADVPRSTFDALRAKGWRISRTATGELRIVCMPHVTREMLASFIGDLDRLEVRASVPVVSDD; translated from the coding sequence ATGCAAATCGAGCCGCAAGCGTTCGACCGGGTTCTCTCCTCGATGTGTACGGACCCCCACCCGGCGGCGCGCGACGCGGCCGAGCGGTTTCTCGCGACGAACCCTGGCGATCCCAGCACCTACCCGAACGTCGCGGCGCTCGAGGACGACGCGATCGATCTGCTAGGCGAAATTGCAGGGCTTGACGACCCGGCGGGCTACATCACGAGCGGCGGCACCGAGGCCAACATTCAGGCCGTCCGGATCGCCCGCGAGCGAGCCGACAGCCGGACGCCGAACGTCGTCATGCCCGAATCCGGTCACTTCAGTTTCCAGAAGGCCGCCGACCTGCTCGGTGTCGAACTGCGAATCGTTCCGACCGATGACCGGCATCGGGCCGACCTCGAGGCCGTCCGCGCCTCGGTCGACGACGACACCGCGCTGGTGGTTGGCGTCGCCGGGACGACCGAATACGGTCGCGTCGACCCCATTCCGGAACTGGGCGAGATCGCACGCTCGGCCGGTGCGATGCTCCACGTCGACGCCGCGTGGGGCGGCTTCATCCTCCCCTTTACCGACTACAACTGGCACTTCGGCCACGCAGCGGTCGATACGATGGCGATCGACCCCCACAAGATGGGCCAGGCCGCGGTGCCCGCCGGCGGGCTGCTCGTCCGCTCGCCCGACCTGCTCGACGAACTCGCCGTCGACACGCCGTACCTCGAGTCGACCTCCCAGGCGACGCTGACCGGCACCCGATCGGGAGCGGGCGTCGCGAGCGCCGTCGCCGCAATGGAGGAACTGTGGCCCGGCGGCTACCGCCGCCAGTACGATCGCTCGCAGAATAACGCCGAGTGGCTCGCCGACGCCTTAGAGAAGCGCGGCTATGCGGTCGCAGACCCCACACTGCCGCTGGTCGCGGCCGACGTGCCGCGATCGACGTTCGACGCGCTGCGGGCCAAGGGCTGGCGGATCTCACGGACTGCCACGGGTGAGCTTCGCATCGTCTGCATGCCTCACGTCACTCGCGAGATGCTGGCCTCGTTTATCGGGGATCTGGATCGGCTCGAGGTGCGTGCGAGCGTGCCGGTCGTGAGCGACGACTAA
- the metG gene encoding methionine--tRNA ligase has protein sequence MSHDEFPTDEPAVVTCGLPYANGDLHIGHLRGYIGADAFNRALETLGQESIYVCGSDMHGTPVAVNAEQQGVDPEDFAVEWHDQYEETFPKFNVDFDNYGHTHDETNTELTQEIVRTLDDEGYIYEKEIQVAYDPEADQYLPDRYVEGTCPYCGAKARGDECDEGCQRHLEPGEVEDPTSTITGNPAEYRERTHKFFEVSEFSDFLTEFLDGLEGTSNARNQPRQWIEDGLQDWCITRDMDWGIDYPNGETDDSGDDLVLYVWVDAPVEYISSTKQYSERVGTDEYDWEQVWKGDGEIMHIIGRDIIQHHSIFWPAMLEGANYNKPRGIAATGFITINGKGLSTSRNRAIWAKEYLDEGFHPDLLRYYLTTTGGLQQDVDFSWDAFQEKVNGELVGTVGNFWYRSLLFAYRNYEGTPEADVSEEVRERIEGAIGDVRENVNDYSMRGVGQAATQLAQFGNEYIQRNEPWKLTDEEPEKAAQVIRDCVQIAKAVAVLLEPITPDKAQELWAQIDEDGDIADARLEDALEAPPRNFDEPGELFEKIEDDRVAELTEKLEERVDAASDDDDTAAADAAETESDDTDAGESEGMADTDDLEALADERISFDDFQELDIRVGRIESAEGIEDADDLARLEVDIGFETRQIVAGIKQLHDLDELPGTKCVLLANMEKAELFGVESNGMILAAGEEADLLTTHGDADVGEKIK, from the coding sequence ATGAGCCACGACGAGTTTCCGACGGACGAACCCGCCGTCGTGACCTGCGGGTTGCCCTACGCCAACGGCGACCTGCACATCGGTCACCTGCGGGGATATATCGGCGCAGACGCATTTAATCGCGCGCTCGAGACGCTGGGTCAGGAATCGATCTACGTCTGCGGATCAGACATGCACGGGACGCCGGTCGCCGTCAACGCCGAACAGCAGGGCGTCGATCCCGAGGACTTCGCCGTAGAGTGGCACGACCAGTACGAGGAGACGTTCCCGAAGTTCAACGTCGACTTCGACAACTATGGCCACACGCACGACGAGACGAACACCGAACTCACGCAGGAGATCGTCCGGACATTGGACGACGAGGGTTATATTTACGAAAAGGAGATCCAGGTCGCCTACGACCCCGAGGCCGACCAGTACCTCCCCGACCGCTACGTCGAGGGGACCTGTCCCTACTGCGGTGCGAAGGCCCGCGGCGACGAGTGTGACGAGGGCTGTCAGCGCCACTTAGAGCCGGGCGAAGTCGAGGATCCCACGAGCACGATCACGGGCAACCCCGCGGAGTACCGCGAGCGGACCCACAAGTTCTTCGAGGTCTCGGAGTTTTCCGACTTCCTCACCGAGTTCCTCGACGGGCTCGAGGGAACGTCGAACGCACGTAACCAGCCCCGCCAGTGGATCGAAGACGGCCTGCAGGACTGGTGTATCACGCGAGATATGGACTGGGGGATCGACTACCCCAACGGAGAGACCGACGACAGCGGCGACGACCTCGTCCTCTACGTCTGGGTCGACGCCCCGGTCGAGTACATCTCGAGCACGAAGCAGTACTCCGAGCGCGTCGGCACGGACGAGTACGACTGGGAGCAGGTCTGGAAGGGTGACGGCGAGATCATGCACATTATCGGCCGAGATATCATCCAGCACCACTCGATCTTCTGGCCGGCGATGCTCGAGGGGGCGAACTACAACAAGCCCCGCGGGATCGCCGCGACCGGCTTCATCACGATCAACGGCAAGGGGCTCTCGACGAGTCGTAACCGCGCGATCTGGGCGAAAGAGTACTTAGACGAAGGATTCCACCCGGATCTGCTGCGCTACTACCTGACGACGACCGGCGGCCTCCAGCAGGACGTCGACTTCTCGTGGGACGCCTTCCAAGAGAAGGTCAACGGGGAACTCGTCGGCACCGTGGGTAACTTCTGGTACCGCTCGCTGCTCTTTGCCTACCGCAACTACGAGGGGACGCCGGAAGCTGACGTCTCCGAGGAAGTTCGAGAGCGCATCGAGGGCGCGATCGGCGACGTACGCGAGAACGTCAACGACTACTCCATGCGCGGGGTGGGTCAGGCCGCGACCCAACTCGCACAGTTCGGTAACGAGTACATCCAGCGCAACGAGCCCTGGAAGCTCACCGACGAAGAGCCCGAGAAAGCCGCACAGGTCATCCGGGACTGCGTCCAGATCGCCAAGGCCGTCGCCGTCCTGCTCGAGCCGATCACCCCCGACAAGGCCCAAGAGCTGTGGGCACAGATCGACGAGGACGGCGATATCGCGGACGCTCGCCTCGAGGACGCACTCGAGGCCCCGCCCCGCAACTTCGACGAACCTGGCGAACTCTTCGAGAAGATCGAGGACGACCGCGTCGCGGAACTCACCGAAAAGCTCGAGGAGCGCGTCGACGCCGCGTCGGACGACGACGATACAGCAGCGGCGGACGCGGCCGAAACCGAAAGCGACGATACCGACGCCGGTGAATCCGAGGGTATGGCAGACACGGACGACCTCGAAGCGCTGGCGGACGAGCGCATCAGTTTCGACGACTTCCAAGAACTCGACATTCGCGTCGGCCGGATCGAATCGGCCGAGGGGATCGAAGATGCGGACGATCTCGCGCGCCTCGAGGTCGACATCGGCTTCGAGACGCGGCAGATCGTCGCGGGGATCAAGCAACTGCACGATCTCGACGAACTGCCGGGAACGAAGTGCGTCCTGCTCGCGAACATGGAGAAAGCGGAGCTGTTCGGCGTCGAATCCAACGGGATGATCCTCGCCGCCGGCGAGGAGGCGGACCTGCTGACGACTCACGGCGACGCCGACGTCGGCGAGAAGATCAAGTAG
- a CDS encoding NAD(P)-binding protein, translating into MRHTVAPIGVFVAIVAAGVGGFAVLGNVGLVEAAFWLVDLTSIDLHFQEHAGPERATKAYAVLVTASLVLSGLWIGETVVTKVFGGRISTEISRATMQRRIDGSDDHVIVCGYGMFGRTIANRLAEADRTVVVIEIDADNAERARADGHLTVEGDARREQVLRTAGVGRAKKLVAAIDDSNVNIQIAIVSGTATSAPEIIVRVGDEMYESVAQEAGADEVVIPEVVSGERVTRLVERPAD; encoded by the coding sequence GTGCGCCACACGGTCGCTCCGATCGGCGTCTTCGTCGCGATTGTCGCGGCGGGGGTCGGGGGATTTGCAGTGCTCGGGAACGTCGGCCTCGTGGAGGCGGCGTTCTGGCTGGTCGACCTGACGAGTATCGATCTGCACTTCCAGGAGCACGCCGGCCCCGAACGAGCGACTAAGGCCTACGCCGTTCTGGTGACGGCCAGCCTCGTCCTCTCGGGGCTGTGGATCGGCGAAACGGTCGTCACCAAGGTGTTCGGGGGACGGATTTCCACGGAGATATCACGAGCAACAATGCAACGACGCATCGACGGTAGCGACGATCACGTCATCGTCTGTGGCTACGGTATGTTCGGACGCACGATTGCCAACCGGCTCGCGGAGGCCGATCGGACGGTCGTCGTCATCGAAATAGACGCGGACAATGCAGAGCGCGCTCGAGCGGACGGCCATCTCACTGTCGAGGGCGACGCCAGACGGGAGCAGGTGCTCCGAACTGCCGGGGTCGGCCGGGCGAAGAAACTCGTCGCCGCGATCGACGACTCGAACGTCAACATCCAGATCGCGATCGTCAGCGGGACAGCCACGTCCGCGCCCGAAATCATCGTTCGCGTCGGTGATGAGATGTACGAGTCGGTCGCGCAGGAGGCCGGGGCCGACGAGGTCGTCATCCCCGAAGTCGTCAGCGGTGAGCGCGTGACGCGGCTCGTCGAGCGGCCGGCGGACTGA
- a CDS encoding GYD domain-containing protein: MPTYATLVDLADRDVQNAQELATIWGEIRTEFEDHGADLHDSYAALGEHDFLIVFETDDNEGAFKSALTLHRHGLEGKTMEIVDTDDFAQVVDEV; encoded by the coding sequence ATGCCGACCTACGCAACGCTCGTCGACCTCGCCGATCGCGATGTCCAGAACGCCCAGGAACTCGCGACGATCTGGGGCGAAATCCGGACGGAGTTCGAGGACCACGGCGCGGACCTCCACGACTCCTACGCCGCTCTCGGCGAACACGACTTCCTCATCGTATTCGAAACCGACGACAACGAGGGAGCGTTCAAGTCGGCGCTGACGCTCCACCGACACGGTCTCGAGGGAAAGACGATGGAAATTGTTGACACCGACGACTTCGCGCAGGTCGTCGACGAGGTCTGA
- the pyk gene encoding pyruvate kinase, with protein MRNAKIVCTLGPASNDRETIRELAAAGMSVARLNASHGSPEDRADVIDRVREVDEERTEPVAVMLDMQGPEIRTAPLPEGETVTLETDSEIRFVESEETTPETVGLSLSIDAVEPGDRILLADGLIETTVLERDGDAVRARVDTGGELGGRKGVNVPGVELGLDIVTEKDRRDLELAAEKGVDFVAASFVRDAEDVYEVGEVLEENDADIPIIAKIERAGAVENLDEIIDAAYGVMVARGDLGVECPMEDVPMIQKRIIRKCREAGRPVITATEMLDSMVHARRPTRAEASDVANAVLDGTDGVMLSAETAVGDHPVEVVDAMDSIVREVEGSEEHAELFEQRVPASGEARTDALARSARFLARDIGADAVVAATESGYTALKTAKYRPGVPVVASTPSQTVRRQLALTWGVTPLYAPVSDQGADAVVEKAVQAALDAGVAQSGDTVVVLCGMMTDLEGANTTNMLKVHVAADALTTGRVVVEGRTTGPVVRVTDGDLTDVPDGAILALPTDFDEEFSGDTSRIGGIVNAERGMTGYPALVARELGIPMISDADIADLVDGDTVTVDAERGVIYGGEIGNRTERL; from the coding sequence ATGAGAAATGCGAAAATCGTCTGTACGCTGGGACCGGCATCGAACGACCGGGAAACGATCCGAGAGCTCGCCGCGGCTGGGATGTCCGTTGCACGGCTGAACGCGAGCCACGGCAGCCCCGAGGACCGCGCGGACGTAATCGACCGCGTCCGCGAAGTCGACGAAGAGCGAACGGAGCCCGTTGCGGTCATGCTCGACATGCAGGGTCCAGAGATCCGGACCGCGCCGCTGCCCGAGGGCGAGACGGTGACCCTCGAGACCGACTCCGAGATTCGGTTCGTCGAGAGCGAGGAGACGACGCCGGAGACGGTCGGCCTCTCGCTGTCGATCGACGCTGTTGAGCCGGGGGATCGCATCCTGCTCGCCGACGGATTAATCGAGACAACTGTTCTCGAGCGCGACGGCGACGCGGTTCGGGCGCGAGTCGACACCGGCGGCGAACTGGGCGGTCGAAAAGGGGTCAACGTCCCCGGCGTCGAGCTGGGACTCGATATCGTCACCGAAAAGGATCGCAGAGACCTCGAACTGGCCGCAGAGAAGGGCGTCGATTTCGTCGCGGCGAGTTTCGTCCGGGACGCCGAGGACGTCTACGAGGTCGGCGAGGTTCTCGAAGAGAACGATGCCGATATCCCCATCATCGCGAAGATCGAGCGAGCGGGTGCGGTCGAAAACCTAGACGAGATCATCGACGCCGCCTACGGCGTGATGGTCGCACGCGGTGACCTCGGTGTCGAGTGTCCGATGGAGGACGTCCCGATGATTCAAAAGCGGATCATCCGGAAGTGTCGCGAGGCCGGCCGGCCGGTCATCACGGCGACGGAGATGCTCGACTCGATGGTCCACGCCCGCCGGCCCACGCGCGCAGAGGCCTCTGACGTCGCAAACGCCGTCCTCGACGGCACCGACGGGGTCATGCTGTCGGCCGAGACGGCGGTCGGCGACCACCCCGTCGAGGTCGTCGACGCGATGGACAGCATCGTCCGCGAGGTCGAAGGCTCCGAGGAGCACGCCGAGTTGTTCGAGCAGCGGGTGCCGGCGTCGGGGGAGGCGCGGACGGACGCGCTGGCGCGTTCGGCACGGTTCCTGGCACGAGACATCGGCGCGGATGCGGTCGTCGCCGCGACGGAGTCCGGCTATACGGCGCTGAAAACGGCGAAATACCGACCGGGCGTCCCGGTCGTCGCCTCGACACCGAGCCAGACGGTTCGCCGCCAGCTCGCCTTGACCTGGGGCGTGACGCCGCTATACGCGCCCGTCTCGGACCAGGGCGCTGACGCCGTCGTCGAGAAGGCGGTCCAGGCCGCACTGGACGCTGGCGTCGCCCAGAGCGGGGACACCGTCGTCGTCCTCTGTGGGATGATGACCGACCTCGAGGGGGCGAACACGACGAACATGCTGAAGGTCCACGTCGCCGCGGACGCGCTGACGACCGGACGGGTCGTCGTCGAAGGGCGGACCACCGGTCCCGTCGTCCGCGTTACGGACGGCGACCTCACCGACGTTCCCGACGGGGCGATCCTCGCGCTTCCCACCGATTTCGACGAGGAGTTTTCCGGCGACACGAGTCGAATCGGCGGTATCGTCAACGCCGAGCGGGGCATGACCGGCTATCCGGCGCTGGTCGCACGCGAACTCGGGATTCCGATGATCAGCGATGCGGACATCGCGGACCTCGTGGACGGCGACACCGTTACCGTCGACGCCGAACGCGGCGTCATCTACGGCGGCGAGATTGGCAATCGAACCGAGCGGCTCTGA